A DNA window from Aggregicoccus sp. 17bor-14 contains the following coding sequences:
- a CDS encoding enoyl-CoA hydratase produces the protein MSDTLQTRTEGGVLHVTFNRPEKKNAFTHAMYTRGAEALEAAATDAAVRVVRLAGAGGSFTAGNDLGDFLENPPTGEDSAVFRFLRALIALDKPVVAGVEGAAVGIGTTMLLHCDYVAASEKARFAMPFVNLGLVPEAASSLLLPQLAGGVLASELLMFGEPFDAATALRAGIVNRVLAPDALEAHVAERAAALAQKPAQALQLTKRLMRAPQREAVQATLRREGAEFVQRLGSDEAREAFMAFMSRKK, from the coding sequence ATGTCCGACACGCTCCAGACCCGCACCGAGGGTGGCGTCCTGCACGTCACCTTCAACCGTCCCGAGAAGAAGAACGCCTTCACGCACGCCATGTACACGCGCGGCGCGGAGGCGCTGGAGGCGGCCGCCACGGACGCGGCCGTGCGCGTGGTGCGGCTCGCGGGCGCGGGCGGCAGCTTCACCGCGGGCAACGACCTGGGCGACTTCCTCGAGAACCCGCCCACGGGCGAGGACAGCGCGGTGTTCCGCTTCCTGCGCGCCCTCATCGCGCTGGACAAGCCGGTGGTGGCGGGCGTGGAGGGCGCGGCGGTGGGCATCGGCACCACGATGCTCCTGCACTGCGACTACGTGGCCGCGAGCGAGAAGGCCCGCTTCGCCATGCCCTTCGTGAACCTGGGCCTCGTGCCCGAGGCGGCGAGCAGCCTGCTGCTGCCCCAGCTCGCGGGCGGCGTGCTGGCGAGCGAGCTGCTCATGTTCGGCGAGCCCTTCGACGCGGCGACGGCGCTGCGCGCGGGCATCGTGAACCGGGTGCTCGCCCCGGACGCGCTGGAGGCCCACGTGGCCGAGCGGGCCGCCGCGCTCGCGCAGAAGCCCGCCCAGGCGCTGCAGCTGACCAAGCGCCTGATGCGCGCCCCCCAGCGCGAGGCCGTGCAGGCCACCCTGCGCCGCGAAGGCGCCGAGTTCGTCCAGCGCCTCGGCTCGGACGAGGCGCGCGAGGCCTTCATGGCCTTCATGTCCCGCAAGAAGTAG
- a CDS encoding DUF2171 domain-containing protein → MFDRSEIREGMTVRTIDGHKLGHVLSVRGEELIVEKGLFRHKDFAVSLEDVREVAHGEVYLSHGPDSLFAAPKPIEPPEKHH, encoded by the coding sequence ATGTTCGACCGTTCCGAGATCCGGGAGGGGATGACGGTTCGCACCATCGACGGGCACAAGCTGGGGCACGTGCTGTCGGTGCGCGGCGAAGAGCTCATCGTGGAGAAGGGTCTCTTCCGTCACAAGGACTTCGCCGTCAGCTTGGAGGATGTGCGCGAGGTGGCCCACGGCGAGGTGTACCTGAGCCACGGCCCCGACAGCCTCTTCGCCGCGCCGAAGCCCATCGAGCCGCCCGAGAAGCACCACTAG
- a CDS encoding ATP-dependent DNA helicase RecQ — MTPPLDPEALWPELEREARERFGVEQFRPGQREIMEAVIAGRDVLGVLPTGAGKSLTFQLPALFVPGSTVVVSPLLALMHDQKEHLTERFDLDAAKLDSTLSASDARELHTEIRRGEHEFIYVTPEQLENPERLALLKRADVSLFVVDEAHCVSQWGHDFRPAYLALGDAIRALGRPRVLALTATATPQVRADIVSQLGLKDPEVVSTGIQRDNLFLEVQRTVNPELKRQKLLELLREADGSAIVYTATVRRADELWRWLRAQGVEAGRYHGKLKAAEREESQRHFMDGTTPVVVATKAFGLGIDKPDLRLVVHYHFPDSLESYYQEAGRAGRDGNPAKAALLYRLEDRRIQSFFLGGKYPRRDESQQLYAAAQRLCEGKKSVALKRLAEASGLGDKRAKVLVAQLVAAGVLERGARGLKQLRAFERPEELDAYLGAYEARHQTDRERLEAMMRYGSSTACRWKLLGEYFDEPREGDCNHCDNCRARAEGHFDYEPPGKRRTPAPLIDIAASPAA; from the coding sequence ATGACGCCTCCCCTGGACCCCGAAGCCCTCTGGCCCGAGCTCGAGCGCGAGGCGCGCGAGCGCTTCGGCGTCGAGCAGTTCCGCCCCGGCCAGCGGGAGATCATGGAGGCGGTCATCGCCGGCAGGGACGTGCTGGGCGTGCTGCCCACCGGCGCCGGCAAGAGCCTCACCTTCCAGCTCCCCGCGCTCTTCGTGCCCGGCTCCACCGTGGTGGTGAGCCCGCTGCTCGCGCTGATGCACGACCAGAAGGAGCACCTCACCGAGCGCTTCGACCTGGACGCGGCGAAGCTCGACAGCACCCTGAGCGCGAGCGACGCGCGCGAGCTGCACACCGAGATCCGCCGCGGCGAGCACGAGTTCATCTACGTGACCCCCGAGCAGCTGGAGAACCCCGAGCGCCTCGCGCTGCTCAAGCGCGCGGACGTGAGCCTCTTCGTGGTGGACGAGGCGCACTGCGTCTCGCAGTGGGGCCACGACTTCCGCCCCGCCTACCTCGCGCTCGGCGACGCCATCCGCGCACTCGGCCGCCCGCGCGTGCTCGCCCTCACCGCGACGGCGACGCCCCAGGTGCGCGCGGACATCGTGAGCCAGCTGGGGCTGAAGGACCCCGAGGTGGTGAGCACCGGCATCCAGCGCGACAACCTCTTCCTCGAGGTGCAGCGCACCGTGAACCCGGAGCTCAAGCGCCAGAAGCTGCTCGAGCTGCTTCGCGAGGCGGACGGCAGCGCCATCGTGTACACGGCCACCGTGCGCCGCGCGGACGAGCTGTGGCGCTGGCTGCGCGCGCAAGGCGTGGAGGCCGGGCGCTACCACGGCAAGCTCAAGGCGGCCGAGCGCGAGGAGAGCCAGCGCCACTTCATGGACGGCACCACGCCGGTGGTGGTGGCGACCAAGGCCTTCGGCCTGGGCATCGACAAGCCGGACCTGCGGCTCGTGGTGCACTACCACTTCCCGGACTCGCTCGAGAGCTACTACCAGGAGGCGGGCCGCGCGGGGCGCGACGGCAACCCCGCGAAGGCCGCGCTGCTCTACCGGCTCGAGGACCGGCGCATCCAGAGCTTCTTCCTCGGCGGCAAGTACCCGCGCCGCGACGAGAGCCAGCAGCTGTACGCCGCCGCGCAGCGGCTGTGCGAGGGCAAGAAGAGCGTCGCGCTCAAGCGGCTCGCCGAGGCGAGCGGGCTCGGGGACAAGCGCGCGAAGGTGCTGGTGGCGCAGTTGGTGGCGGCCGGAGTGCTGGAGCGCGGAGCGCGGGGGCTGAAGCAGCTGCGCGCCTTCGAGCGCCCCGAGGAGCTGGACGCGTACCTCGGCGCCTACGAGGCCCGCCACCAGACCGACCGCGAGCGGCTGGAGGCGATGATGCGCTACGGCAGCTCCACCGCCTGCCGCTGGAAGCTGCTGGGCGAGTACTTCGACGAGCCGCGAGAGGGTGACTGCAACCACTGCGACAACTGCCGCGCGCGGGCCGAGGGCCACTTCGACTACGAGCCCCCGGGCAAGCGCCGCACGCCCGCGCCGCTCATCGACATCGCCGCGTCCCCGGCTGCCTGA
- a CDS encoding rhodanese-like domain-containing protein: MSSLISRNELHQKLQRGERFVLAEALPEPYFRKGHLPGAIQLSHETPDVARLGSPDTEVVVYCASLTCQNSHVAAERLRALGFRDVKVYAGGKQDWADAGLPLVRS, encoded by the coding sequence ATGTCGTCGCTGATCTCCCGAAACGAGCTCCACCAGAAGCTTCAGCGCGGCGAGCGCTTCGTGCTCGCCGAGGCCCTGCCCGAGCCCTACTTCCGCAAGGGCCACCTGCCCGGCGCCATCCAGCTCTCGCACGAGACGCCCGACGTGGCGCGGCTCGGCAGCCCCGACACCGAGGTCGTCGTGTACTGCGCGAGCCTCACCTGCCAGAACTCGCACGTCGCGGCCGAGCGCCTGCGCGCCCTCGGCTTCCGGGACGTGAAGGTGTACGCGGGCGGCAAGCAGGACTGGGCGGACGCCGGCCTTCCCCTGGTGCGGTCATGA
- a CDS encoding c-type cytochrome has protein sequence MKLKKVLTYGAAVLALGLGGGLAALLSISSRPVEAPLPPIVADRSAEGVARGAAIFHASCEGCHRGADSTRASGAHLVEVPAFLGAFYSANVTSHPTAGIGRATDAQVARTIRYGVNRRDALTVMPAHAMGDADLAALLGFLRSEDPLFAPDPTLQPPSRLSFVGRLIFAVSTGGKAPALPAKGIPVPAKANTVEYGHYLAHAVLDCADCHSPGFDPAKANGPKALTGGFEFVDSASKPVFSPNLTPDGATGIGEWTLAHFSRALKDGVKPDGSAIRGPMPRFRGFDDVEIAALFTYLRSLPKQQGEHPASRPVEAPPRTLDPAQLYAQLGCQGCHAPGARNHENLVRAARTHPPERIAEWIREPQRFLPGTSMPSFGSRIDPEQALVLAQWLKQEHGSAARP, from the coding sequence TTGAAGCTCAAGAAGGTGCTGACCTATGGCGCGGCCGTGCTCGCGCTCGGCCTGGGTGGCGGGCTGGCCGCGCTGCTGTCCATCTCGAGCCGTCCGGTGGAGGCGCCGCTGCCGCCCATCGTGGCGGACCGCTCCGCGGAGGGCGTGGCACGCGGCGCCGCCATCTTCCATGCGAGCTGCGAGGGCTGCCACCGCGGCGCGGACAGCACACGCGCCTCGGGTGCGCACCTGGTGGAGGTGCCCGCCTTCCTGGGCGCCTTCTACTCGGCGAACGTCACCTCGCACCCCACGGCGGGCATCGGCCGCGCGACGGACGCGCAGGTGGCGCGCACCATCCGCTACGGCGTGAACCGCCGCGACGCGCTGACGGTGATGCCGGCGCACGCGATGGGCGATGCGGACCTCGCGGCGCTGCTGGGCTTCCTGCGCTCGGAGGACCCGCTCTTCGCGCCGGACCCCACGCTGCAGCCGCCCAGCCGCTTGAGCTTCGTGGGCCGGCTCATCTTCGCGGTGAGCACGGGCGGCAAGGCGCCGGCGCTCCCGGCGAAGGGCATCCCGGTCCCGGCGAAGGCGAACACGGTGGAGTACGGGCACTACCTCGCGCACGCGGTGCTCGACTGCGCGGACTGCCACAGCCCGGGCTTCGACCCGGCCAAGGCGAACGGCCCGAAGGCGCTCACGGGCGGCTTCGAGTTCGTGGACTCCGCGAGCAAGCCGGTGTTCTCGCCCAACCTCACGCCGGACGGCGCCACGGGGATTGGCGAGTGGACGCTCGCGCACTTCAGCCGCGCGCTGAAGGACGGGGTGAAGCCGGACGGCAGCGCCATCCGCGGGCCCATGCCGCGCTTCCGCGGCTTCGACGACGTGGAGATCGCCGCCCTCTTCACCTACCTGCGCAGCCTGCCGAAGCAGCAGGGCGAGCACCCCGCGAGCCGCCCCGTGGAGGCCCCGCCGCGCACGCTGGACCCCGCGCAGCTCTACGCGCAGCTGGGCTGCCAGGGCTGCCATGCGCCCGGCGCGCGCAACCACGAGAACCTGGTGCGCGCGGCCCGCACGCACCCGCCCGAGCGCATCGCCGAGTGGATCCGCGAGCCGCAGCGCTTCCTGCCCGGCACCAGCATGCCCAGCTTCGGCAGCCGCATCGACCCGGAGCAGGCGCTGGTGCTCGCGCAGTGGCTGAAGCAGGAGCACGGGAGCGCGGCGCGCCCGTAG
- a CDS encoding TetR/AcrR family transcriptional regulator yields MSPTRTEQKERTREDILASAVRRLREHGIGGASVAEVMKGAGLTVGGFYAHFDSKDSLVAQGLHSCMTQMRDVMRAHLGPGRGAEALAPLLRKYLSPAHRDRPDLGCPVPSVLSELPQAGAPVKESFAAEMEAHLAVLDEHLEGRAPRRRRLGLATLALMYGGLSLSRALRGTPLSEEVLEACRDFARDALGSER; encoded by the coding sequence ATGAGCCCGACCCGGACGGAACAGAAGGAGCGCACGCGCGAGGACATCCTCGCCTCCGCGGTGCGCCGGCTGCGCGAGCACGGCATCGGTGGGGCGAGCGTGGCCGAGGTCATGAAGGGCGCGGGCCTCACGGTGGGCGGCTTCTACGCCCACTTCGACTCGAAGGACTCGCTCGTCGCCCAGGGGCTGCACAGCTGCATGACCCAGATGCGCGACGTGATGCGCGCGCACCTGGGGCCGGGCCGGGGCGCGGAGGCGCTGGCTCCCCTGCTGCGCAAGTACCTCTCCCCTGCCCACCGCGACCGCCCGGACCTCGGCTGCCCGGTGCCCTCGGTGCTGAGCGAGCTGCCCCAGGCGGGTGCGCCGGTGAAGGAGTCCTTCGCCGCCGAGATGGAGGCGCACCTGGCCGTGCTGGACGAGCACCTGGAGGGCCGCGCCCCGCGCCGCCGCCGGCTCGGGCTGGCCACGCTCGCGCTCATGTACGGCGGGCTCTCGCTCTCTCGCGCGCTGCGCGGCACGCCGCTGTCCGAGGAGGTCCTCGAGGCCTGCCGCGACTTCGCGCGCGATGCGCTCGGCTCGGAGCGCTGA
- a CDS encoding acetyl-CoA C-acetyltransferase — MGKAVILEAVRTPRGRGKVGKGALSGLHPQELLAQAMNGLVERTGVAPADVEDVVAGCVSQVGEQGANLARNAVLAAGWPQEVTGVTLNRFCGSGLQAVATAAYGVASGFQHLVLAGGVESMSRVPMSSDGGGQDGGNVRLRERVFQVPQGISADLIATREGFSRAELDAFALRSHQRAAQAMERGLFTRSLVPVKDPATGSVVLSRDELPRPDTTLEKLAALPASFVEPGRTRVPDGRTLDEVALAAYPDARALQHLHTAGNSSPLTDGAAAVLLASEDYARAHGLRPRAHVRAIATAGAEPLLMLTAPAPASRRALQQAGMQVGDIDLWEINEAFSAVPLETMRRLGLDPERVNVNGGAIALGHPLGATGAMLLGTVLDELERRDLATGLVTLCISGGQAVAMIVERS; from the coding sequence ATGGGCAAGGCAGTGATTCTGGAGGCAGTGCGCACCCCGCGCGGGCGGGGCAAGGTGGGCAAGGGCGCGCTCTCGGGGCTGCACCCGCAGGAGCTGCTCGCGCAGGCGATGAACGGTCTCGTCGAGCGCACGGGCGTGGCGCCTGCGGACGTGGAGGACGTGGTCGCGGGCTGCGTCTCGCAGGTGGGCGAGCAGGGGGCGAACCTCGCGCGCAACGCGGTGCTCGCCGCGGGCTGGCCGCAGGAGGTCACCGGCGTCACCCTCAACCGCTTCTGCGGCTCGGGGCTGCAGGCGGTGGCCACGGCGGCGTACGGCGTGGCCTCGGGCTTCCAGCACCTGGTGCTCGCCGGCGGCGTGGAGAGCATGAGCCGCGTGCCGATGAGCTCGGACGGCGGCGGGCAGGACGGCGGCAACGTGCGGCTGCGCGAGCGCGTGTTCCAGGTGCCGCAGGGCATCAGCGCGGACCTCATCGCCACGCGCGAGGGCTTCAGCCGCGCCGAGCTCGACGCCTTCGCGCTGCGCTCGCACCAGCGCGCGGCGCAGGCGATGGAGCGCGGGCTCTTCACCCGCTCGCTCGTGCCGGTGAAGGACCCCGCCACGGGGAGCGTCGTGCTCTCGCGCGACGAGCTGCCGCGCCCCGACACCACGCTGGAGAAGCTCGCCGCCCTGCCCGCCTCCTTCGTCGAGCCGGGGCGCACGCGCGTGCCCGACGGGCGCACCCTGGACGAGGTGGCGCTCGCCGCCTACCCGGACGCGCGCGCCCTCCAGCACCTGCACACCGCCGGCAACTCGAGCCCCCTCACCGACGGCGCGGCCGCGGTGCTGCTCGCCTCGGAGGACTACGCGCGTGCCCACGGCCTGCGCCCGCGCGCCCACGTGCGCGCCATCGCCACGGCGGGCGCCGAGCCCCTGCTCATGCTCACCGCGCCCGCCCCCGCGAGCCGCCGCGCGCTGCAGCAGGCCGGCATGCAGGTGGGGGACATCGATCTCTGGGAGATCAACGAGGCCTTCAGCGCCGTGCCGCTGGAGACGATGCGCCGGCTGGGGCTGGACCCCGAGCGGGTGAACGTGAACGGCGGCGCCATCGCGCTCGGCCATCCGCTGGGCGCCACCGGCGCGATGCTGCTGGGCACCGTGCTCGACGAGCTGGAGCGCCGCGACCTCGCCACCGGCCTCGTCACCCTGTGCATCAGCGGCGGCCAGGCCGTCGCGATGATCGTCGAGCGCAGCTGA
- the fabF gene encoding beta-ketoacyl-ACP synthase II — translation MKTQGVRRTVELRRVVVTGMGLLTPCGTGVEKSWSALVQGRSGVGPITLFDASRLDTRIAGEVRDFTPEDFIEKRELRRMDRFAQLAVAASDLAMADAKLTVTPQLAPRAACIIGTGIGGIASLEETYRKALEKGPDRVSPFFILQMIPNMAAGYVSMRHGLKGPSWSPASACSTSAHALGEAMRGIQRGDYDVALAGGAEAPVCLLGVAGFNAMKALSTRNEDPAGASRPFDQDRDGFVIAEGSGVMVLESLEHAQARGARIYAELVGYGASSDANHPTSPAPAHEGGQRAMRLALEDAGLRPQDIGYLNAHGTGTDIGDALEAEAIEAVFGERGGSLAVSSTKSMTGHMNGAAGAAEAIISVLALTRGVLPPTLNLERQDPRVRLDLVPQRAREVRVDAVMSNSFGFGGTNASLVFGRAPQL, via the coding sequence GTGAAGACGCAGGGCGTGCGCAGGACCGTCGAGCTGAGGCGGGTGGTGGTCACCGGGATGGGCCTGCTCACCCCCTGTGGCACGGGTGTGGAGAAGAGCTGGAGCGCGCTGGTGCAGGGCCGCAGCGGCGTGGGGCCCATCACCCTCTTCGACGCGAGCCGCCTGGACACGCGCATCGCCGGCGAGGTGCGCGACTTCACTCCCGAGGACTTCATCGAGAAGCGCGAGCTGCGGCGCATGGACCGCTTCGCGCAGCTCGCGGTCGCCGCGAGCGACCTCGCGATGGCGGACGCGAAGCTCACGGTGACGCCGCAGCTCGCCCCGCGCGCGGCCTGCATCATCGGCACGGGCATCGGCGGCATCGCGAGCCTGGAGGAGACGTACCGCAAGGCGCTGGAGAAGGGGCCGGACCGGGTGAGCCCCTTCTTCATCCTGCAGATGATCCCCAACATGGCCGCGGGCTACGTGTCCATGCGCCACGGCCTCAAGGGCCCGAGCTGGAGCCCGGCGAGCGCGTGCAGCACCAGCGCGCACGCGCTCGGCGAGGCGATGCGCGGCATCCAGCGCGGCGACTACGACGTGGCGCTCGCGGGCGGGGCGGAGGCGCCGGTGTGCCTCCTGGGCGTCGCGGGCTTCAACGCGATGAAGGCGCTCAGCACCCGCAACGAGGACCCCGCCGGCGCGAGCCGCCCCTTCGACCAGGACCGCGACGGCTTCGTCATCGCAGAAGGCTCAGGCGTGATGGTGCTCGAGTCGCTCGAGCACGCGCAGGCGCGCGGGGCGCGCATCTACGCGGAGCTCGTGGGCTACGGCGCCTCCTCGGACGCGAACCACCCCACCAGCCCCGCCCCCGCGCACGAGGGCGGGCAGCGCGCGATGCGGCTCGCGCTCGAGGACGCGGGACTGCGCCCCCAGGACATCGGCTACCTCAACGCGCACGGCACCGGCACGGACATCGGGGACGCGCTGGAGGCGGAGGCCATCGAGGCGGTGTTCGGCGAGCGCGGCGGCTCGCTCGCCGTCTCCTCGACCAAGAGCATGACGGGCCACATGAACGGCGCTGCGGGCGCGGCGGAGGCGATCATCAGCGTGCTCGCCCTCACCCGCGGCGTGCTCCCGCCGACGCTCAACCTCGAGAGGCAGGACCCGCGCGTGCGGCTGGACCTCGTCCCGCAGCGGGCGCGCGAGGTGCGCGTGGACGCGGTGATGAGCAACTCCTTCGGCTTCGGAGGCACCAACGCGTCGCTGGTGTTCGGGCGCGCCCCGCAGCTGTAA
- a CDS encoding DoxX family protein produces the protein MSGLLRTEGGLAPTATPSVRAALQRLLATGDDPVALGLRLTLGLVMLPHGLQKTLGGFGGYGFEGTMGFFTGTMHIPWPFALAAILAESLGALALVLGLGGRAAALGIAVNMAVAALTSHLDNGFFMNWFGNQKGEGFEYHLLAIGIALAVVVRGSGRWSLDRWLARS, from the coding sequence ATGAGCGGCCTCCTCCGGACGGAAGGGGGGCTCGCGCCCACGGCGACTCCGAGCGTGCGCGCGGCGCTGCAGCGGCTGCTCGCCACCGGGGATGACCCGGTGGCCCTGGGCCTGCGCCTCACCCTGGGCCTCGTCATGCTCCCGCACGGCCTGCAGAAGACGCTGGGCGGGTTCGGCGGCTACGGCTTCGAGGGCACCATGGGCTTCTTCACCGGGACGATGCACATCCCGTGGCCCTTCGCGCTCGCGGCGATCCTCGCCGAGTCCCTGGGCGCGCTCGCGCTGGTGCTCGGGCTGGGCGGCCGGGCGGCGGCGCTGGGCATCGCCGTCAACATGGCGGTGGCCGCGCTCACCTCGCACCTGGACAACGGGTTCTTCATGAACTGGTTCGGCAACCAGAAGGGCGAGGGCTTCGAGTACCACCTGCTGGCCATCGGCATCGCGCTCGCGGTGGTGGTGCGAGGCAGCGGCCGGTGGTCGCTCGACCGGTGGCTCGCCCGCAGTTGA
- a CDS encoding R3H domain-containing nucleic acid-binding protein: protein MEQSQPSPAAAVRSEDFALLVAVLPPPLQAAVNALPEAELLEVVMDLGRPPEARLVGGVQRLSEAPVTPEDLQAVLGRVGELGGDNRAGIERTLHRVSAIRNRQGRVVGLTLRVGRAILGTIDMLRDLVDSGLNLLLLGRPGVGKTTKLREVARVLADALGKRVMVVDTSNEIGGDGDIPHPGIGGARRMQVSRPDRQHDVMIEAVENHMPEAIVVDEIGTAAEAAAARTIAERGVQLVATAHGNTLENLVLNPTLSDLVGGVQTVTLSDEEARRRRTQKTVSERRAPPTFDIVVEMVSRDEVLVHRDTAGAVDRLLAGAEVGGERRQQEGGSVRVEAAPEVVEATPPGHHGQHAAPGAGGGAFGALRPGPTRIAAHAVSRELLERVLRDLPVEAIAVGRPENADLVLTLRSRANAPRLRKAAERSGARVLPIKRNSATEIRRALKSALNILEGVDQDEVRAAVAEAEHAIQRVLAEGVNVPLAPRPSRLRKLQHKLVTRYHLETVSLGSEPLRHLVIYPLGSGVVAAQDDAHEPALDEEPEALLADDLREGGDDEEPLEEDDAGNGHDDAPEDDEDVSERHV, encoded by the coding sequence ATGGAACAGTCCCAGCCCAGCCCTGCCGCCGCCGTCCGCAGTGAGGACTTCGCCCTGCTTGTGGCGGTGCTCCCTCCGCCGCTGCAGGCGGCCGTGAACGCGCTGCCCGAGGCGGAGCTGCTGGAGGTGGTGATGGACCTGGGCCGCCCGCCCGAGGCGCGGCTGGTGGGCGGGGTGCAGCGCCTCTCCGAAGCGCCCGTCACGCCCGAGGACCTGCAGGCGGTGCTCGGAAGGGTGGGGGAGCTGGGCGGGGACAACCGCGCCGGCATCGAGCGCACGCTGCACCGCGTGTCGGCCATCCGAAACCGACAGGGCCGCGTGGTGGGGCTCACCCTGCGCGTGGGGCGCGCCATCCTGGGCACCATCGACATGCTGCGCGACCTGGTGGACTCGGGGCTGAACCTGCTGCTGCTGGGGCGGCCCGGCGTGGGCAAGACGACGAAGCTGCGCGAGGTGGCGCGCGTGCTCGCGGACGCGCTGGGCAAGCGGGTGATGGTGGTGGACACCAGCAACGAGATCGGCGGCGACGGCGACATCCCGCACCCGGGCATCGGCGGTGCGCGCCGCATGCAGGTGAGCCGGCCGGACCGCCAGCACGACGTGATGATCGAGGCGGTGGAGAACCACATGCCCGAGGCCATCGTGGTGGACGAGATCGGCACCGCGGCGGAGGCGGCGGCCGCGCGCACCATCGCCGAGCGCGGCGTGCAGTTGGTGGCCACGGCGCACGGCAACACGCTGGAGAATCTGGTGCTGAACCCCACGCTCTCGGACCTGGTGGGCGGGGTGCAGACGGTGACCCTGAGCGACGAGGAGGCGCGGCGGCGGCGCACGCAGAAGACGGTGAGCGAGCGGCGCGCGCCGCCGACCTTCGACATCGTGGTGGAGATGGTGAGCCGCGACGAGGTGCTGGTGCACCGGGACACGGCCGGAGCGGTGGACCGGCTGCTCGCGGGCGCGGAGGTGGGCGGGGAGCGGCGCCAGCAGGAGGGCGGCAGCGTGCGCGTGGAGGCGGCGCCCGAGGTGGTGGAGGCCACGCCTCCGGGACACCACGGGCAGCACGCGGCACCGGGCGCGGGCGGAGGCGCCTTCGGGGCGCTGCGGCCGGGGCCCACGCGCATCGCGGCGCACGCGGTGAGCCGCGAGCTGCTCGAGCGCGTGCTGCGCGACCTGCCGGTGGAGGCGATTGCCGTGGGGCGTCCGGAGAACGCGGACCTGGTGCTCACGCTGCGCAGCCGCGCGAACGCGCCGCGCCTGCGCAAGGCGGCCGAGCGCAGCGGGGCGCGGGTGCTGCCCATCAAGCGCAACAGCGCCACGGAGATCCGCCGCGCATTGAAGTCGGCGCTCAACATCCTCGAGGGCGTGGACCAGGACGAGGTGCGCGCCGCGGTGGCGGAGGCGGAGCACGCCATCCAGCGCGTGCTCGCGGAAGGGGTGAACGTGCCGCTCGCGCCGCGCCCCTCGCGCCTGCGCAAGCTGCAGCACAAGCTGGTGACGCGCTACCACCTGGAGACGGTGAGCCTGGGCAGCGAGCCCTTGCGCCACCTGGTCATCTACCCGCTGGGCTCGGGGGTGGTGGCAGCGCAGGACGACGCGCACGAGCCCGCGCTGGACGAGGAGCCCGAGGCGCTGCTCGCCGACGACCTGCGCGAGGGCGGCGACGACGAGGAGCCGCTCGAGGAGGACGACGCGGGCAACGGCCACGACGACGCGCCGGAGGATGACGAGGACGTCTCCGAGCGGCACGTGTGA
- a CDS encoding LysR family transcriptional regulator, whose product MALQVDDVVSMVLFARVVEERSFTAAAERLGMRKSTVSRRLAALEEDLGVRLLHRTTRRLSLTDAGLAYYQRCARVTAEADAAAALAQGLGGAPRGTLRVNAPSVLGARYLAPAVGAFLQEFPQVQVELSVDDAPVDVLHGGYDVVVRVARKGPLQAEASLAARRLAMDRLVACATPGYFQKHARPEVPEDLTQHHCLRYAQNAPHQEWRFVRDGEPAYVPVPSSFSSNNGEVLRMAALAGMGLAVLPHFGVVDALESGALEEVLPDYRIDELAVWALTPERQGTPARARAFVDFLAARFRKGLGRPL is encoded by the coding sequence ATGGCCCTGCAGGTGGACGACGTGGTCTCGATGGTGCTCTTCGCGCGCGTGGTGGAGGAGCGCAGCTTCACGGCGGCCGCCGAGCGGCTCGGGATGCGCAAGAGCACGGTGAGCCGCAGGCTCGCGGCGCTGGAGGAGGACCTGGGCGTGCGGCTCCTGCACCGCACCACGCGCCGGCTCAGCCTCACGGACGCGGGGCTCGCCTACTACCAGCGCTGCGCGCGCGTCACGGCGGAGGCGGACGCGGCGGCAGCGCTCGCGCAGGGGCTCGGCGGTGCGCCGCGCGGCACGCTGCGGGTGAATGCGCCGAGCGTGCTCGGGGCGCGCTACCTGGCTCCCGCGGTAGGGGCCTTCCTGCAGGAGTTCCCGCAGGTGCAGGTGGAGCTGAGCGTGGACGACGCGCCGGTGGATGTGCTGCACGGCGGCTACGACGTGGTGGTGCGGGTGGCGCGCAAGGGGCCGCTGCAGGCCGAGGCGAGCCTCGCCGCGCGCAGGCTCGCGATGGACCGCCTGGTGGCGTGCGCCACGCCCGGCTACTTCCAGAAGCACGCGCGCCCGGAGGTGCCCGAGGACCTCACGCAGCACCACTGCCTGCGCTACGCGCAGAACGCGCCGCACCAGGAGTGGCGCTTCGTGCGCGACGGCGAGCCCGCCTACGTGCCGGTGCCCAGCAGCTTCTCCAGCAACAATGGCGAGGTGCTGCGCATGGCGGCGCTCGCCGGGATGGGGCTCGCGGTGCTGCCGCACTTCGGCGTGGTGGACGCGCTGGAGAGCGGCGCGCTCGAGGAGGTACTCCCCGACTACCGCATCGACGAGCTCGCGGTGTGGGCCCTCACACCCGAGCGCCAGGGAACGCCCGCGCGAGCGCGCGCCTTCGTGGACTTCCTCGCGGCGCGCTTTCGCAAAGGGCTGGGAAGGCCGCTCTAG